From the genome of Procambarus clarkii isolate CNS0578487 chromosome 53, FALCON_Pclarkii_2.0, whole genome shotgun sequence:
tttcctaaacctaaacttatccatttcatacccattgttttgttttCTGTcattgtaattaaacaattagaaaaactaaaaccaaacaaatccccagggccggatgaagtgtttgccagggtgcttaaagaatgcaaagaggagctttccgagccaccgtcgatcatatttaataaatcaatagagttaggcagagtgccagagtcatggaaggtagctaatgtggtacccatTTTTGAGaaaagagatagatcacttgcgtcaaactatcggccaattagcctaacgtctattgtgggaaagttacttgaatcaataattgcaaatacaattcgtctccatcttgaaaaacataaattaataaacgagtcgcaacatggttttaaaatggccgttcatgtttaacaaatttgctaactttttattccagcatagttgaggcagttgatagtggtaaggattgtgatgttgtgtaccttgactttagcaaagcttttgatacagtgccacatgaaagactaattaaaaaaatagaagctcaaggtattgggggtgctatattaacttggattagggcatggctattccaaaggaaacagagagttagtataaatggggttaagtcagagtgggataatgttgttagtggagtacctcagggctctgtcctgggacctctgttgtttataatatatataaatgatttagattcaggtttgagtagcaacatttgcaaatttatcgatgatacgaaaatcggttgggaaattaattcggaggaggactccttataacttcaagttgatctagatagggttttgaaatggtcaaaggattggcaaatgcagtttaatgctgataaatgtaaagttctgaggctaggtaatgatgatagagttacaagatacgagctagatggtgttgagattgcgaaatcggattgcgaaagggatctgggagttatgattagtaagaatttaaaatagtgaagcagaagattttctagaattaattgacgattgctttcttacgcaacacattaaggaaccaacacgggaaaataatattttagatttagtgttaactaacagggaaacgcaaattaattacatcgaaatagggagtgagctagggagcagtgatcacaaagaaatcagatttagcatagaatggaatagaccagtaggagaaaattctgttaaagtgccagattttcgaaaagctgattttaatagcctaagaatttttttgggtcaaattgattggaaagtcttgggtatggggtgtgggcctgtcttggagcgagacatgaacccagcgataggtgacttaaatggggatttcgatgtggattcaatatataacttatttaagaatattctaaacaaagcacaggaacgtagtataccatacaaattgaatagatcgaatactaatgacccaaagtggataacaaagaatttgaagaaccttataggtaaaaagagagcttggtacaaaaggattaaaaatggggaggtcactttagaacaggaattcgtacaactggttagaaatgttaaaaaagagataaggaaagcaaaaagaaactatgaagttcgcatagcagggcaagcaaagacaaatcctaaagggttttttcagttatatcgtactaagactagggaaaggataggtccattaaaaactgagacaggtcaaataacagatagtgatgaagagatgagtagtatttttaataaatattttgtatctgtatttactaaagaggaacttaacaatatgccttcagccgaacaagtctatgtgggtggggacgaggacaggttgacgagtttagcagttaccagggaggatgttcttaaacaaatagtaaaactcaaaccaaacaaatccccagggccggatgaaatgtttgccagggtgcttaaagaatgcaaagaggagctttgtgacccactgtcaaccatatttaataaatcaatagagtcaggcagagtgccagagttttggaaagttgctaatgtgataccagtttttaagaaaggagatagatcacttgcgtctaactatcgaccaattagcctaacgtctattgtgggaaagttactcgaatctataatagcaaataaaattcgtcttcatcttgaaaaacataaattaataattgagtcgcaacatggttttataaatggccgttcatgtttaacaaatttgttatctttttattctagcattgttgaggcagttgatagtggtaaggattgcgatattgtataccttgactttagcaaagcttttgatacagtgccacatgaaagactgattaaaaagatagagtctcatggtattgggggtgctatattaagctggattagggcatggctataccaaaggaaacagagagttattataaatggaatcaagtcagagtgggaaaatgttgtaagtggagtgcctcaaggctctgtcctgggacctgttgtttataatatatataaatgatttagattcaggtttgagtagcaacatttgcaaatttcccgatgatacgaaaatcggtagggaaattaattcggaggaggacttactatcacttcaagttgatctagatagggttttgaaatggtcaaattattggcagatgcagtttaatgctgataaatgtaaagttctgaggttaggtaatgatgatagagttacaagatacgagctagatggtgttgagattgcgaagtcggattgcgaaagggatgtgggagttatgattagtaagaatttaaaacaaaaggatcaatgcataaatgttcgtaataaggcaaatcggaaacttggatttattaatcgtagcgttagtaacaaaacacctggtgtggttctcaagctatatcttgctctagttaggccccatttagattatgcagttcagttttggtcgccatattatagaatggatataaattcacttaaacgtgtccagcgtaggatgactaagttaattccccaaattagaaatctttcatatgaagaaagattaacaaagcttaagttgcattcactggaaaggcgaagagttaggggcgacatgatagaggtttacaagtggatgaatggacataacaggggggataataatagagtattaaaaatatcaacacaagacagaacacgaaaaaatgcgtataaattggataagtttagatttaggaaagacttgggtaaatactggttcagtaacagggttgttgatttgtggaaccaattgccgcgtaacgtggtggaggtggtgtccctcgattgtttcaagcgcgggttggacaagtatgagtgggattgggtggttatagataggagcttcctggtatgggccaataggccttctgcagttacctttgttcttatgttcttatgtgttgatacttttaattcctTAATAATATCCCCTTcgatatgtccattcatccacttgtaaacctctatcatatcacccctagtTTTTCGCCTTTCCAgtcaatgcaatttaagctttgttaatctttcttcacatgacaggtttctaatttggggaattaactttgtcatcctgcgCTGGACCCGTTCAAGTGAATTTGTATCCATTcatagaatggacataaatttatatccattcatagaatggatataaattttgtGTCATGAAGTACGGAAGtacggcgatcaaaactgaactgcataatctaaatggggcctaaccagagctgaaGAACAAGAAGAACATATATTAGGCTGTTGTTCTTCAGcctaatatagctgaagaacaacaccaggtgtcttgttattaatgcttcgattaataaatcccagtgtcctatttgccttattacgaacattcatgcattgatcttttggttttaaattcttactattcataactcccagatccctttcgcaaaaataaataaaaataaaaataaataaaaatgatgttTTACAAAGTAATGTTTGTGTGGTCCACAGACCAGGTCACTGGAAGGTCAACACTTCCGCCAGACGGGTAAGCTGGTGAGCCTTTCTGAGCAGAACTTGATTGACTGTTCCACCAAGTACGGCAATGGTGGCTGTGACGGTGGACTGATGACCGCTGCCTTCAAGTACATTGAGGACAATGGTGGGATTGACACTGAAGATTCTTATCCTTACAAGAAGAAGGTAAATACACGTTTcaagataattatatattttatatgggATGTGGTCTTAAACTTTTAAACAGTGAGTAGTTTGTAATATTTGCAGATGAGGAGTCTGCAAATATTGCagtctgtgtgtggtttggtcaacatatttcgtaATACTTGCTTTTTTGTGATTGACACTGAAGATTTTTATCCATATATCAAGGTAAATACACatttaatgataattatattTTACATATTTAAAAATGGTTTTAAACTTTTTAACAGATAGAATGATAAGCATTTGCATAACATATTTGCCTATAATATAAGCAAATATTacacacttatatataatgtacatatgtgttgttcATATTTTTATACATAATAATATTGTAACCTTACTCTATTAGGAAGGAAAGTGTCAATATAAACAACAAGAATCTGGTGCTAAAGTGACTGGTTTTGTTCATATTCGCGAGGGAAGTGAAGATGCACTGAAGAAAGCTGTTGCCACAGTTGGACCAGTATCTGTTGCCATTGATGCCTCACACGGGTCAATCCAGTTTTACCATCAtggtaagtttttttttattgtgaATGTGTACATAGATCACATTTTACTGAAGGTGATCAGTATATTTCTGCATGCTCATATAAACGTGATAGGTGCATCatgtgtgtatataaattatttatattgtaTGAGAACAATATAAACAACGATTGTTTATTGTTCAACGATTCTCGCGTCTTAGATCTGCTgtgtttttgattgattgattgataaagattaagccacccaagaggtggcacgggcatgaatagcccgtaagtggtacaatttttttttccccagtgttctgaggttgcatttaaccatcaagctgttatcgtgggggaggatactgcttcacagtctttatgagggtgtccagctgctggacacctttgttgaccaggagagtggctgtgttgatggcttcagggtggccactgcatgattcaggaactcttaaagctcttctaaggtcattggttgcttcacattccagaagatagtgaagtaatggcttttctgtgacagtttggcagaagatgcactctctctgtcggggttcaccaatctcccagttgcatctgtaacctagacgtagtctatatagcctaactgctatttccctgtggattccttttgggatatttaacctttctaatttggttgcctgaagataccatgttgcagatggcgaaccttcagctattctctggtgtaggtaggctttgttgagatgtgagagttttttggtgatgatgttctctaggctgggttgaattgttttatgtatcactggataacgagttgccaatttagcaatttcatcagctttttcatttaatgggattccaatatgggatgggatccagtttaaagttatgttgaggcctttgcctttagcgactgctccttgatacaaaatggtggtaattatttccacattatctttccactgtttttgtcctagtatttgaagtgcagcttttgagtctgtgtgtatgattgcattttgagtgttttgtgcaatcacatatgcgaatgcctgttgtatggcgaacagctcagtttgggttgatgatactagtcctcccagtctccaatatgcctgaacgctggtcgtgcaaagagcagcgccagcactctcattttctgtgtccaccgatccgtctgtgaagatgtgggtggctcctgctactgctatgctatacatttgctcttctattatgcgccttaggattgtcggatcataggcagcctttttcattgggagattttctattactattttgaaagtaggctcttcccacggcgcggaaggagtgtaatttgggtgtggatgatcaccctctctatcaagaatcatgttttttaaatgtagtctgtttaggacttttcctgctcttgcaacccaagagtttccattgttttggcctagtccaaccaccaaagcctgccgtactgggattggatcagaagaaataattatcttactgataattgtagctgtcctttgtgatattctttcttgtagagagggcaaacccgtctccagtctaag
Proteins encoded in this window:
- the LOC138352313 gene encoding cathepsin L-like peptidase, giving the protein MSIHPLTRSLEGQHFRQTGKLVSLSEQNLIDCSTKYGNGGCDGGLMTAAFKYIEDNGGIDTEDSYPYKKKEGKCQYKQQESGAKVTGFVHIREGSEDALKKAVATVGPVSVAIDASHGSIQFYHHGVYDEPECSSTNLCHGVLVVGYGTTEDGTDYWLVKNSCGTTLGDEGYIKMMRNRGNQCGIATEASFPLV